From a region of the Ovis aries strain OAR_USU_Benz2616 breed Rambouillet chromosome 2, ARS-UI_Ramb_v3.0, whole genome shotgun sequence genome:
- the IGFBPL1 gene encoding insulin-like growth factor-binding protein-like 1 yields the protein MPRSPGLFLLLLVLQPLPALGLGLRSAGGRKPECGPCRPERCPEPVGCPVPGIVARDECGCCARCLGAEGASCGGWAGARCGPGLVCASRAAGAAPEGTGLCVCAQRGSVCGSDGRSYPSVCALRLRARQAPRALPGHLHKARDGPCEFAPVVITPPESVHNVTGAQVYLSCEVRAVPTPVVTWRKVTRSPEGTQVMEDLPGDHINIAVQVRGGPSDHEATAWVLINPLRKEDEGVYQCHSANAVGEAQSHSTVTVVDRSQYRAPRFPAPDDRL from the exons ATGCCGCGCTCACCCGggctcttcctgctgctgcttgtGCTGCAGCCGCTGCCAGCCCTGGGCCTCGGGCTCCGCAGCGCAGGCGGACGAAAGCCGGAGTGCGGTCCGTGCCGACCCGAGCGCTGTCCCGAGCCCGTGGGCTGCCCGGTGCCTGGCATCGTGGCGCGCGACGAGTGCGGCTGCTGCGCGCGCTGCCTGGGCGCCGAGGGCGCGAGCTGCGGGGGCTGGGCCGGGGCGCGTTGCGGCCCAGGGCTCGTGTGTGCGAGCCGCGCCGCGGGGGCCGCGCCCGAGGGCACCGGGCTGTGCGTGTGCGCGCAGCGCGGCTCGGTCTGCGGCTCCGACGGCCGGTCGTACCCCAGCGTTTGCGCGCTGCGCCTGCGCGCCCGCCAGGCGCCCCGCGCGCTCCCTGGCCACCTGCACAAGGCGCGCGACGGCCCCTGCGAATTTG CTCCTGTGGTCATCACCCCACCCGAGAGTGTTCACAATGTCACTGGGGCACAGGTGTACCTGTCCTGTGAGGTGAGGGCTGTGCCCACCCCGGTTGTCACGTGGAGGAAG GTCACACGGTCTCCTGAGGGCACCCAGGTAATGGAGGACCTGCCTGGGGACCACATCAACATAGCTGTCCAGGTGCGAGGGGGCCCTTCTGACCATGAGGCCACGGCCTGGGTTTTG ATCAACCCTCTGAGGAAGGAAGACGAGGGGGTGTACCAGTGCCATTCAGCCAACGCAGTCGGGGAGGCCCAGTCGCATAGCACGGTGACCGTGGTGGATCGGAGTCAGTACCGAGCACCCCGCTTCCCCGCTCCAGATGACCGCCTGTGA
- the ALDH1B1 gene encoding LOW QUALITY PROTEIN: aldehyde dehydrogenase X, mitochondrial (The sequence of the model RefSeq protein was modified relative to this genomic sequence to represent the inferred CDS: inserted 3 bases in 3 codons; substituted 3 bases at 3 genomic stop codons): MLRFLVPWLFALHHSATWYFSAAAXPSPIPNPDIHYNQLLISNEWHNAVSKETFPTVNPATGEVIGHVAEGGWADVDLAVKAARAAFXLGSPWRRMHASERGQLLNHLADLVERDRVYLASLETLDNGKPFQESYVLELGEVIKGYRYFAGWADKWHSKTVPMDGEHFCFTWHEXVGACGQIIPWNFPLVMQTWXLALALATGNAVVMKVAEQTPLSALYLASLIKEVGFPLGVVNIITGYGPTAGAAIAHHKAIIKVAFTGSTEMGHLIQKVAGNFSLKRVTLELGGKSPSIVLADANMDHAVEQCHEALFFNKGQCCCAGSWTFIEESIYDEFLERTMEKARQRRVGNPFELDTRQGPQVDREQFERILGYIXLGRKEGAKLLXGGECFGEQGFFIKPTVFGGVQDDMRIARKEIFGPVQPLFKFKKIEEVIERANNTRYGLAAAVFTQDLDKAMYFTQALQTGTVWVNTYNIVTCHTPFGGFKESGDGRELGEDGLKAYTEVKTVTMKVPQKNSEEQLPGRPSSRPRMPPQPPTCGCQTFV, from the exons ATGCTGCGCTTCCTGGTGCCCTGGCTGTTTGCCCTgcaccactctgccacctggtaCTTCTCAGCAGCAG CTCCCAGCCCCATCCCAAACCCAGACATCCACTACAACCAGCTGCTCATCAGCAACGAGTGGCATAATGCAGTCAGCAAGGAGACTTTCCCTACAGTCAATCCTGCCACAGGAGAGGTCATCGGCCATGTGGCTGAAGGGGGCTGGGCTGACGTGGATCTGGCAGTGAAGGCAGCCCGTGCAGCCTTCTAACTGGGGTCTCCATGGCGCCGAATGCATGCCTCAGAGCGAGGCCAGCTGCTGAACCACCTGGCTGACCTAGTGGAAAGGGATCGTGTCTACTTAGCTTCACTGGAGACGCTGGACAATGGGAAGCCTTTCCAAGAGTCTTATGTCTTGGAGCTGGGTGAGGTCATCAAGGGGTACCGGTACTTTGCTGGCTGGGCGGACAAGTGGCACAgcaagaccgtccccatggatGGTGAGCATTTCTGCTTCACCTGGCACG CTGTTGGAGCATGTGGCCAGATAATCCCATGGAACTTCCCCTTGGTCATGCAGACCT AGCTCGCCCTGGCACTTGCCACGGGCAACGCTGTGGTCATGAAGGTGGCAGAGCAGACACCCCTTTCTGCCCTGTACTTGGCCTCCCTCATCAAGGAGGTGGGCTTTCCCCTCGGGGTGGTGAACATCATCACAGGCTATGGCCCAACAGCAGGAGCAGCCATTGCCCATCACAAGGCTATCATCAAAGTTGCCTTCACTGGCTCCACCGAGATGGGTCACCTGATCCAGAAGGTGGCCGGCAATTTCAGCCTCAAGAGAGTCACCCTGGAGCTAGGCGGGAAGAGCCCGAGCATCGTTTTGGCTGATGCCAACATGGACCATGCCGTGGAGCAGTGCCACGAGGCCCTATTCTTCAACAAGGGCCAGTGCTGCTGTGCAGGTTCCTGGACCTTCATTGAAGAATCCATCTATGATGAGTTTCTGGAGAGAACCATGGAGAAAGCTAGGCAGAGGAGAGTCGGGAACCCATTTGAGCTGGACACCCGACAGGGGCCCCAGGTGGACAGGGAACAGTTTGAACGAATCCTGGGCTATATCTAGCTTGGCCGGAAGGAGGGAGCAAAACTCCTCTGAGGTGGGGAGTGTTTTGGAGAACAAGGTTTCTTCATCAAGCCAACCGTCTTTGGTGGTGTGCAAGATGACATGAGGATCGCTAGGAAGGAGATCTTTGGGCCCGTGCAGCCACTGTTTAAGTTCAAGAAGATCGAGGAGGTGATTGAGAGGGCCAACAACACCAGGTATGGCTTGGCTGCTGCTGTGTTCACCCAGGATCTGGACAAAGCCATGTATTTCACGCAGGCACTCCAAACTGGAACAGTGTGGGTAAATACCTACAACATTGTCACCTGCCACACGCCATTTGGAGGGTTTAAGGAATCTGGCGATGGGAGGGAGCTGGGGGAAGATGGGCTTAAGGCCTACACAGAGGTGAAGACAGTCACCATGAAGGTTCCGCAGAAGAACTCAGAAGAACAGCTACCAGGGAGACCCAGCTCTAGGCCAAGAATGCCACCACAGCCACCTACCTGTGGTTGCCAAACATTTGTTTAG